In Ooceraea biroi isolate clonal line C1 chromosome 1, Obir_v5.4, whole genome shotgun sequence, the genomic stretch TCTATAATCGATTAAGTCGTTATCATTTTGAGAGAGATCCGTGTCTTGCGAAAGTATATCTGTAAACAGAGTTTGCCAAAACATatgtttatgtttttatatatataacattttctcTTTGCGGTATACATCATATTATTAACGGTCTATTGTTAATGTAACGTATAGAAGTATATGAGATTTGGAAAATGATATGGTCTGTACGAATTCTTGACGTTCAAATATGAGCGCgtctaattataattttatacgaatatagaatataattactatatatagaGCATGGAATTACCTTCgtcaaaagaaaacttttcTGCTGCATTTCCACCGAATAATGCGATTAGAACGCAAAGCAACAAGTGCTTCCGGAAGATCCTCATCTGAAAAACGATATCGTATCACACTTTATTGATTTTGCGTTTACTGATTCTTGCTTAGTAACTGCCCATTTATTAATCAATCAGTGCAAAGCTGCGCTTATTCACTTTAACTGAATGATTCTTACCTTTACTGAATGTTGCACTatgtttgatattaatttgtattatcgTTCCGATAATTCCATGGTTACATTTTACAACACTGACAAACAGGTATTTACGAATAGGTAATCGCGAGTTGTTTGCAATAATTCTGGAATAATCGTTTcacttctattttatttaaatatacaagaAAACGAGTTAGATCCTGAAGAGTTCGTTATGTGCTAATTATGTGCGGACAAATGTGGAGTCCAACAGTTTAGAACAGGTTTCTGAATTCGCGTGAATAATACTGGGTGAAACCCATCGAATAACACATTGCTAAAGTGCGGTCGAGTCTTTGTTAGTACGTTGAGATTACCTATAATATCACCGATAATCTTATCATAGATTTGGTTGATGTGACGATaccatcatttttttatataaaacagcGTATCAGGCTCGGTTTGCTTACATGAAACGTCATGCTTTAACAGAACAGCTCAACAATTATATCGGAAAATACTTGGAAAATGAAACTACAAGGGAGTGACAAGAGATTTTTATCAGAAGCGAACTCTTTGAGTTTCAATCAAGCTCGATTGACACGAAAACAGCACGGTGAGTTGTTTGCGGATTGATCTAAACCGATCCGTGGATCTAGTAAGCCTATGACAAGTTCTCCTATAATAACAATGCAATTACAGTACAAttgtaattatgataatttcgtgtaattaaatttaatcaatacctgcgacatttatttttattcatttatttattcatttatttttatttatacagtcTTCGCGTAATTTTTCATAAGCTGAGTGCAATTGCGATTTCTCAGGAATATTACTTCTATGTACGATCGTTTTAGGACACTTAAactctttaattataaatatttcttcttcgaACTTTGATATCAATCAAGTATATCAATGTTTATCAGCCTGCAAATATCtcaatgatttaattatgtgAAAGATCGTAACGTTCCATTTAGATCTCTCCAATTTAAAGTGGTAATGATACTGCGTTTCAGATAAGAGCGATAAATTAAAGCGTCTTCTTCCGTCTGACTTGTGATTGTTGcgatataaaatcaaatataaaattagatcattaattattatgggACTTTTTTGGTCggttattatttcaaatatttatatgcctGAAAGATCTTCAtgatatttttgcatattgTGGCATACTAATGCAGATATTGCTAATGCTTACACAAAATTACGTAAAGTATACGTGTATGgaatatgaaatatgttaCATGTATGCTGAATGTAATTGCACACAACGTGACACGTAAAAATAATCGGATTATATTGATTACAttgatgtattaaaaattgaactgATAATCAATAGATTAACGCAATATCGGGATTATAGCCCAAGATAAAGAAATATCTTACGGATTTAGATACGCTCAATGATTGCATCGTCCAATACTGGCGTTCAATTATCACGGAGAAGAATCACTAAGAAGTTACGAATCAATATTGCACGATTTATCTCATAAATATGCTGCTTCCGATGCGTAAAGTCCATGCACACATTTATGTAATGAGACAAGTCTTCATCAATgctttacaaataaaaaagaacataACATTTACATGTACaagaaagttttaaaaaatctatttttaacgCCATATTTTTAACTcaaaaatggaattttaatgCCAAGAGTAAATTACACGTTGCTTTTGATCTATTAATTGTTATACGTTAAAAAAGGATCTTAATCCTTAAAAAATTAAGGACGTTAAAAGGATCGGTAAGACTTCCGAATAACCCCCCCCCCTCCGATTTTCATGAAAGTTTTAGGATATATAGAGGTAGAGGTGAGGAAGGTGTGGGTGGAAGGATTTTGTGCGGAAACGCCTCctagcgaagaaattaataaaaaaaggtttaatgattttgcacgaatttccagCTGTCTACGCAAATCAAGAGCTTGACcctgacatatgttgtcaaagtcaatgtcctgagtgaccttcagaaggtatTAGCCGTCGCtccttgtttattaaaaagttaataacaaaagaagtttgatgtttcgcacgaattttccgaaactggagccccgaaCGTAcacgctcggttttcagcccgcttcgcgggggggtggggggggaggaggggccttgcccctcccccccgccggtATAcctgccgtgtaccaggtgatcacaATCTGTACGatgaaatctgttacatcgGCTCCGGCGAAGCCTCTCCCCCcgcctcccgcgaagcgggctgaaaaccgagtGTGATACTTCgttggttaataacttttaaataaagGTCAAGGCCGACCtgacctaacctaaccttttttttttttttttttaaggagggggaacccgtcatgggccccctcgctccccttgggcggggtgcgaggggagtgtgagactcttACTCACTAAACCACCCTCCGTATGCCAGCCCTGGTGTCAAACGTGGGACCCGGGCACGCCGCCAGCATTCTTCCGGGCCCCACAACCACCTGGTATGACGGCCTCAGCGCCACAGCCAGCGCTGCCCGCTTTTAGCAGGCCCGCCCCCTCCGAGGAGCGAGGCATACCATCGCTCCAAGGAGACCACCCACCATAGTGGGGTGGTTTTTTGGACGGGTGATGAGGATCCCAACTCAAACACCCGCCCTTCCTTCCCAACGTCATGTGCGGAGGACGCAGGGACCCTCGGAGAGGGGCCCCGCGACGATGGAGACCCGGGCAACTGCCCCGCCGGTCCACCACCCGAGTGCCCGGGCATATACCCCGCCGGCACTCTGCCTCCGCCCATGACCCGCTGTACGCGAACGCATCCGGACGCGTCGACCTGGTTGAGCGACCCCCCGCGTCCGGGCAAGTGCCCCGCCGACACGAGGGAGGGGTTCGACTGCGGTCCCCGCAGTCTCACCCCCTAGGGTGCTTCGATAAAGGCACCCTGTCGCCCGACCAGGTCCCCTCCCCGGGGGGCCGTTGCCCGAGACACAACGGTCACCCCCTTCCCCCGCGACGCCGCAATCCTCCGGGACGCTCGGGTTCCCGGAGGCGTTCGGCCGCCTTCTTCTGCGAAAGCACGCTTTCGCAGAAGGAAGCGAACTCCCTCCATGACCTCTCGCTCTCGGTGATCGAACTCATGACCACCGGCAGCGAGAGGTCCCggacctaacctaacctaacctaacctaacctaactaacctggTTAGTCTCTACACAGAtcagtatattatgttttgaCCACTAATTTTAAGTAGTAAAGTtttcaaacttcttttgttaataactttttaataaacaacgagcgacggctaataccttctgaaggtcactcaggacattgactttgacaacatatgtcaggGTCAAGCTCTTGATTTGCGTAGACAGctggaaattcgtgcaaaatcattaaacctttttttattaatttcttcgctagAAGGCGTTTCCGCACAAAATCCTTCCACCCACACCTTCCTCACCTCTACCTCTACATATCCTAaacatttcatgaaaatcggaGGGGGGGGCTATTCGGAAGTTGAGCCAAAGGATCTTATAACAAAAGAACACTACAGATATTGTATCGCGCTTTATCTAATCTGTCCAACGATTGCCTGAATTGATAGATTGTAGAAATTTCTATATCTGCTGCCAACAGAAAATTATCAAAGTCATagttgataataaaaatgcgtCTTTATCTCGCACTGTCTATAAAATCTCGAAATGTTTGTCAGACTCTTGCAGTCTTTTTATTGTTGTTTTGAAATAGTTCATATCATTAATCTCCTCGATTGTGCGATAATCAATGCAGTCCAACGTTTGCTAACAATTGATTGCAGCAACAAATAACGTAGCAATGAGCAATTGATAACAATGAATAATAACGAAGATTTTcaacgtttttttttcaacgATTGGCATGTTTATTAAGAGACACGGTATtatagtgtctcgcgccaagtatagcGCAGCGCGAAACCGGACGTGTATACATCATTTACGCGAGTCAATGAGTTACGAGTAACCGAGATTTTTGGATGTCAATAACGGTTGAACCGATCAATTTCTAAGTAGACTCAATCGATAGCTTgggtttaaattatattataaaagtgtctTCATTTTATACGATGCAAAGTACGAAatgtgaaaatttcatttaagaaacgtcgttgtCGGACAAGCATGGCAGCTGTGTCACTTTCCATTTTTTGACACCAGGCGGCAGCGATGCTAGACGTACAGCGATCCGAGACGGAAATGTGTCCGAAGGAAGTGAGGACGAAAATCATAGTTGCCTCTCTCTTGCGAGTTACTGTTCGAAAGTACGCATGCGCACCAAtcaaatcaatcaatcaaacgTAAGCTGCGCATGCGTACTTTCGAGTAGTAACTCACAAGAGAGGCAACTATAATTTTTCTCCCTCGCTTTATCTGGACATGTTTTTCTTTCGAGAACAATAGGCATTCCtctttcatattatatatgttctaAGATCACATTATTGCTGTCGCCCCACTGccgcataattaaattacacttGGTCGCGATTGGTCGCGATGACAGCGGAAGAATAACGGCAGAAGAAAGCAAGGGTGCGTACATACGACTCAGTCGTATGTAGTTAGTCTTTAGTGTGACTCTGACATCtttataaaagttttcttATGTCAGTTTTCTAAGATTTCTTATTGCTCTGCTTACGTGACAGTTGGAAATCAGTATACACAAGCGTGCACATAAACGCACTATACTACAAAGATGACTTCGCCCTGCTTTGACTGGCAGACCAGCAAGGAGAAGTTTACTGAACGCGGCCAATATCTGTTTGAAACTGGATTGTGGTCTGACTGTGAGTTCATCGTGGGACAAGAGCCAGAGCAGCAGATTTTCAAGGGCCATAAGTTGTTTCTGGTAATGTCCAGTCCAATCTTCGAAACCATGGTTGGTAGCATGACAGAGAAAAACGATCCAATACTAATAAAGGATGTTCAGCCTAAAGCGTTCAAAGTCTTATTAGAgtatatatacacagaaaAAGCAGAATTGACTTCTTTCGAGTTGGTATGCGAGTTATATTACTGCGCTAATAGATACATGTTGCCAGCTTTGGTGAAGAAATGCACAGAATATTTGTGTAGCAATCTCTCACCGAAAGGAGCGTGCAGAGCATATGAACTTGCCAAGCTCTTTGAGAAATATGAGctaatgaaaaaatgtttagacATCATATGTACAAGGACTGCCGAAGTATTGAATGAATCTAGTTGGGAGAACATAGAACTGGCAACACTCCTCACAGTTTTGGATCAGGAGAATTTGAAGATCAGTTCAGAGATAGAATTATTCACCGCTGTAGAAAAATGGGCCAAGTCAGAATGTTGTAGAAAATGTCTTGATCCAGCAAACAGAGAAGACTTAAGATTTGTTATTGGAGATGCATTCTCAAAGTTAAGATTTTTGAGCTTGACTCCACAGGAATTTGCCACAGGTCCTGCTTTGTCTCCCATGTTTTCACAAGATGAGGCTTTTTCTATATTACTGAATATATGTACTGATGACAAAACGATTGTACCTGTACCGGAAGGGTTTTGTACTATTTCAAACAGTAGAGCAAACACAATAAGAATAAAGTTCTCACCACCTTCTTTCCAACAACATGTAAGTTATTAGGTTACTTGTTATCATAGTAAAATTTATCTTACAAAAcggttaatttaaaataagtaataatgcTCAATAGATTACCGTGATAAATTAacgtgataaattttatagaggaaaatttaatacattagACATTATTATGATTAAT encodes the following:
- the LOC105285371 gene encoding BTB/POZ domain-containing protein 2, whose translation is MTSPCFDWQTSKEKFTERGQYLFETGLWSDCEFIVGQEPEQQIFKGHKLFLVMSSPIFETMVGSMTEKNDPILIKDVQPKAFKVLLEYIYTEKAELTSFELVCELYYCANRYMLPALVKKCTEYLCSNLSPKGACRAYELAKLFEKYELMKKCLDIICTRTAEVLNESSWENIELATLLTVLDQENLKISSEIELFTAVEKWAKSECCRKCLDPANREDLRFVIGDAFSKLRFLSLTPQEFATGPALSPMFSQDEAFSILLNICTDDKTIVPVPEGFCTISNSRANTIRIKFSPPSFQQHVSY